The Candidatus Neomarinimicrobiota bacterium genome contains a region encoding:
- the murB gene encoding UDP-N-acetylmuramate dehydrogenase, protein MRLLTEEDIRKLRKSLRGELRLNEPMSEHTTYRIGGPAELYVFPKDKQDLETLISFSVEHDINRFHMGGGSNILVHDKGYKGMVIDLKEGFNKIEVDGVKVTAQSGVSLAKFVSTCRKNNLAGVEKLAGIPGSLGGALYMNAGAFGSEISLKLKSITLLLENGEFSELRAIDLQFGYRESNLPEGSLIIEAEFELEKVDDASEIYGNSRDILKSRNEAQPVSLPSTGSIFKNPEGASAGKLIDDAGLKGTRAGGAIISEKHANFIVNTGRAKAEDVMHLVALAQKTVQDKFDVELELELKLVGFEDWFI, encoded by the coding sequence ATGCGATTGCTGACTGAAGAGGATATCCGAAAATTGAGGAAATCGCTGCGAGGAGAACTGAGGCTGAACGAACCGATGAGTGAGCATACTACTTACCGGATAGGTGGTCCAGCAGAATTATACGTTTTCCCAAAAGATAAACAGGACCTCGAAACGCTCATAAGCTTTTCGGTCGAGCACGACATAAATCGTTTTCACATGGGAGGCGGAAGCAACATACTCGTTCACGATAAGGGGTATAAGGGCATGGTCATCGACTTGAAAGAGGGTTTTAACAAGATCGAAGTGGACGGCGTGAAAGTAACCGCACAATCGGGTGTCAGCCTGGCGAAGTTCGTATCGACTTGCAGAAAAAACAACTTAGCTGGGGTGGAAAAGCTCGCAGGAATTCCCGGTTCGCTCGGAGGCGCTCTTTATATGAACGCCGGCGCTTTCGGCTCGGAGATATCGCTGAAGCTGAAATCTATCACCCTCTTACTGGAAAACGGAGAATTCTCGGAACTCCGCGCTATCGACTTACAGTTCGGTTACAGGGAATCGAACCTCCCCGAAGGCTCACTGATAATCGAAGCCGAATTTGAGTTGGAGAAAGTCGATGATGCCTCCGAAATCTATGGAAACTCACGGGATATCCTGAAATCGCGGAACGAAGCACAGCCCGTCTCCCTCCCCTCCACCGGCAGCATCTTCAAGAATCCGGAGGGGGCGTCGGCGGGTAAGCTCATCGATGACGCCGGACTGAAGGGAACACGCGCGGGCGGAGCGATAATATCCGAGAAGCACGCGAATTTCATCGTAAACACCGGCAGGGCGAAAGCCGAGGACGTTATGCACCTCGTTGCCCTCGCCCAGAAAACGGTTCAGGACAAGTTCGACGTTGAACTCGAACTCGAACTTAAACTCGTCGGATTCGAGGATTGGTTTATATGA